One genomic segment of Coraliomargarita parva includes these proteins:
- the tpiA gene encoding triose-phosphate isomerase — MSKKARKYLIAGNWKMNLNSAEGAELAKDVVGLVGAQTDVAVCVCPTFTTLESVSKVVNDSNVALGAQNMHFEASGAYTGEISAEMLRHLFCSYVILGHSERRQYFGETDAIVNKKTLVALEANLKPIVCIGETLEEREAGKVNEVIKTQTEGALAGVTADQAENLVIAYEPVWAIGTGKTATPEMAEEVHAEIRCLLAGILGEEAADKVRILYGGSMKPGNAADLLAQKNIDGGLIGGAALKASDFAGIVDAAVELSK, encoded by the coding sequence ATGAGCAAAAAAGCACGTAAATACCTGATCGCAGGTAACTGGAAAATGAATCTCAACTCGGCCGAGGGTGCTGAGTTGGCCAAGGACGTAGTCGGCCTTGTCGGTGCCCAAACCGATGTCGCCGTCTGCGTATGCCCGACCTTCACGACACTCGAGTCGGTCTCCAAGGTGGTCAACGATTCCAATGTCGCTCTGGGTGCACAGAACATGCACTTCGAGGCTTCCGGTGCCTACACCGGTGAAATCTCGGCTGAAATGCTGCGCCACCTCTTCTGTTCCTACGTCATTCTTGGTCACAGCGAGCGTCGCCAATACTTCGGTGAAACCGACGCGATCGTAAACAAGAAGACTTTGGTGGCCCTAGAGGCGAACCTGAAGCCGATCGTCTGCATCGGAGAGACGCTCGAAGAGCGTGAGGCCGGTAAGGTCAACGAAGTTATCAAGACCCAGACCGAAGGCGCTTTGGCCGGCGTGACTGCCGACCAAGCTGAAAATCTTGTCATCGCCTACGAGCCCGTCTGGGCGATCGGTACCGGCAAGACTGCGACTCCGGAAATGGCCGAGGAAGTCCACGCGGAAATCCGCTGCCTGCTTGCAGGTATCCTCGGAGAAGAAGCGGCCGATAAGGTCCGCATCCTCTACGGTGGTTCCATGAAGCCGGGCAACGCTGCCGACCTGTTGGCTCAAAAGAACATTGACGGTGGCCTGATTGGTGGCGCGGCCCTCAAGGCCAGCGACTTCGCCGGTATC
- a CDS encoding phosphoglycerate kinase yields the protein MATKSIKDVNLGGKRVLVRCDFNVPLKDGAVSDDSRIVAALPTIQHLVEQGAKVILCSHLGRPKGEKKPEFSLAPVAADLAAKLGKPVTFVKDCIGEEVETAVAALADGEIALLENVRYYKGETDNDAEFAAALAKCADAYVNDAFGTAHRAHASTAGVTAHLSPCVCGFLIEKELAYLGDKTANPDRPFTVILGGAKVSDKIKVIDALLEKADTIIIGGAMAYTFALAQGRKVGNSLSEPDHIPTAQSALDKAKEKGVKFLLPVDNLAVKDLDFGAGTVGETKIFDGEIEDGWEGVDIGPKSIELFKAEVAAAKTVLWNGPMGIFEIDACNKGTFAVAETIAESDGISIIGGGDSVKAIKMSGYSDKVTFMSTGGGASLEFLEGKELPGVTALDQA from the coding sequence ATGGCTACTAAATCCATCAAAGACGTAAACCTCGGCGGCAAGCGCGTGCTCGTCCGCTGTGACTTCAATGTGCCGCTTAAAGACGGCGCCGTTTCCGACGATTCCCGTATCGTCGCTGCACTGCCGACCATCCAGCATTTGGTCGAGCAGGGTGCCAAGGTGATCCTTTGCAGCCACCTGGGGCGTCCCAAGGGCGAAAAGAAGCCCGAGTTCAGCTTGGCTCCGGTTGCGGCCGACCTGGCTGCGAAGTTGGGCAAGCCGGTCACCTTCGTAAAGGACTGCATCGGCGAGGAAGTCGAGACGGCCGTCGCTGCTTTGGCGGATGGCGAGATCGCACTGCTCGAGAATGTCCGCTACTACAAGGGTGAGACGGACAATGACGCCGAATTTGCTGCGGCTCTGGCCAAGTGTGCCGATGCCTACGTGAATGACGCGTTTGGTACCGCCCACCGTGCCCACGCTTCGACTGCCGGTGTGACCGCCCACCTTTCCCCCTGTGTTTGCGGCTTCCTGATCGAGAAGGAACTGGCCTACCTGGGTGACAAGACAGCCAACCCGGACCGTCCCTTTACCGTGATTCTTGGCGGTGCTAAGGTTTCCGACAAGATCAAGGTGATCGACGCGCTGCTGGAAAAGGCCGACACCATCATCATTGGTGGTGCCATGGCTTACACCTTCGCTCTGGCACAAGGCCGTAAGGTCGGTAATTCCCTGAGTGAGCCCGATCACATCCCGACCGCCCAGTCCGCTTTGGACAAGGCCAAGGAAAAGGGTGTGAAGTTCCTGCTTCCGGTCGACAACCTGGCAGTCAAGGACCTTGATTTCGGTGCCGGTACCGTCGGTGAAACCAAGATTTTCGACGGGGAGATTGAAGACGGCTGGGAAGGTGTTGATATCGGTCCGAAGAGCATTGAGCTTTTCAAGGCTGAAGTCGCCGCAGCCAAGACCGTTCTCTGGAACGGCCCGATGGGGATCTTTGAAATCGACGCCTGCAACAAGGGCACCTTCGCTGTGGCCGAAACAATCGCCGAGTCGGATGGTATTTCCATCATCGGTGGTGGTGACTCCGTCAAGGCGATCAAGATGTCGGGTTACAGCGACAAGGTGACCTTTATGAGCACCGGTGGCGGCGCCTCCCTCGAGTTCCTCGAAGGCAAAGAGCTTCCTGGTGTGACTGCACTGGACCAGGCTTAA